The Aureitalea marina genome includes a window with the following:
- the lpxA gene encoding acyl-ACP--UDP-N-acetylglucosamine O-acyltransferase — MNQPLAYVHPGAKIAKNVVIEPFTTIHNNVVIGEGTWIGSNVTIMEGARIGKNCNIFPGAVISAIPQDLKFQDEETTAEIGDNTTIREYVTVNRGTVDRGKTVIGNNCLIMAYCHIAHDCIVGDNCIFSNNSTLAGHITVGNYVVLAGMTAVHQFCMIGNHAFVTGGSLVRKDVPPFVKAAREPLSYVGINSIGLRRRGFSPDKIREIQNIYRLLYQRNYNNTQASEIIEAEMEATPERDEILQFIKNSKRGIMKGYFSTN, encoded by the coding sequence ATGAATCAACCCTTAGCATATGTACACCCAGGGGCCAAGATCGCCAAGAATGTAGTAATCGAACCCTTTACTACCATTCACAATAATGTTGTGATCGGTGAGGGAACCTGGATCGGCTCGAATGTGACCATTATGGAAGGAGCTCGAATAGGGAAGAATTGCAATATTTTTCCGGGAGCAGTTATCTCGGCCATTCCTCAGGACCTGAAATTCCAAGACGAAGAGACCACAGCAGAGATTGGAGACAACACGACCATACGAGAGTATGTGACCGTGAACAGGGGTACAGTAGATAGAGGCAAGACGGTCATCGGGAATAATTGTCTGATCATGGCCTACTGTCATATCGCCCACGACTGTATCGTAGGAGACAACTGTATTTTCTCCAACAACAGTACTCTGGCTGGACATATCACCGTAGGCAATTACGTGGTTTTGGCTGGTATGACCGCCGTACACCAGTTCTGTATGATCGGCAATCACGCTTTTGTAACCGGAGGTTCTTTGGTGAGAAAGGATGTTCCTCCTTTTGTCAAAGCGGCCCGAGAGCCACTCTCTTATGTGGGAATAAACTCCATTGGACTGAGGAGACGTGGATTTTCACCGGATAAGATCAGGGAGATTCAAAATATTTACAGATTACTGTACCAAAGAAATTATAATAACACTCAGGCTTCGGAGATCATTGAGGCCGAGATGGAAGCTACCCCGGAACGCGATGAGATATTGCAGTTTATCAAGAACAGTAAACGCGGTATCATGAAAGGGTATTTCAGCACCAATTAA
- a CDS encoding bifunctional UDP-3-O-[3-hydroxymyristoyl] N-acetylglucosamine deacetylase/3-hydroxyacyl-ACP dehydratase, protein MTDCIAKQRTIGKDISLTGVGLHTGKEVTITFKPAPENHGYTFVRVDLEGSPVIEADANYVVNTQRGTNLEKLGVKIQTSEHVLAALVGMEVDNCIIELNASEPPIMDGSSKYFVEALEDAGIVVQDADRKEYIVKEVISFTDEETGSEITVIPSDEYQVTTMVDFGTKVLGTQNASLKHLSEFKSEIADSRTFSFLHELEMLLEHGLIKGGDLNNAIVYVDKELSPQTMDKLRVAFKKDSISVKPNGILDNLTLHHPNEAARHKLLDVIGDLALVGTRIRGKVIANKPGHFVNTQFAKKLSKIIKIERRNKVPKFDVQKEPVKDINDIMAMLPHRPPFLLVDKILELTDTGVVGLKNVTMNEPFFVGHFPGAPVMPGVLIVEAMAQTGGILALSTVPDPENYLTYFMKINNVKFKQQVKPGDTLIFKLDLITPIRRGIVHMQGNAYANDKLVTEAELMAQIVKTKNLE, encoded by the coding sequence ATGACTGATTGTATTGCTAAGCAGCGTACCATCGGGAAAGACATCTCGCTAACCGGTGTAGGTTTACACACGGGTAAAGAGGTGACTATTACGTTTAAACCAGCTCCCGAAAACCATGGTTATACCTTTGTTCGGGTAGACCTCGAAGGTAGTCCGGTAATTGAAGCCGATGCCAACTATGTGGTCAACACCCAAAGAGGTACCAATCTGGAGAAACTAGGAGTGAAGATACAGACGTCAGAGCATGTCCTTGCGGCTTTGGTCGGGATGGAAGTGGACAATTGCATCATCGAGCTTAATGCCTCGGAACCACCGATCATGGATGGCTCCTCCAAGTATTTTGTCGAAGCCTTGGAAGATGCTGGAATCGTGGTACAAGATGCCGATCGAAAGGAATACATTGTCAAGGAAGTTATTTCCTTTACCGACGAAGAGACTGGAAGTGAGATAACCGTGATCCCGTCTGACGAATATCAGGTCACTACCATGGTCGATTTTGGGACCAAGGTACTTGGAACACAGAATGCTTCCCTCAAACACCTTTCGGAATTTAAATCTGAAATAGCCGATTCCCGGACCTTTAGCTTCCTGCACGAATTGGAGATGTTATTGGAACATGGGCTGATCAAAGGAGGAGACTTGAACAACGCCATTGTCTATGTAGATAAGGAACTGTCTCCCCAGACCATGGATAAACTGCGAGTAGCCTTTAAGAAAGATTCGATCTCGGTTAAACCCAATGGTATATTGGATAATCTGACCTTGCATCACCCCAATGAGGCGGCACGGCATAAGCTACTGGATGTGATCGGAGACCTTGCACTGGTTGGTACTAGGATCCGAGGTAAAGTGATTGCCAACAAACCTGGGCATTTTGTCAATACTCAGTTTGCCAAGAAATTGTCCAAGATCATCAAGATCGAACGTCGGAATAAGGTGCCTAAGTTCGATGTGCAGAAGGAGCCGGTCAAGGACATCAATGATATCATGGCCATGTTACCTCACCGTCCACCATTTTTGCTGGTCGATAAGATATTGGAGCTAACTGATACGGGCGTAGTAGGTCTGAAGAATGTAACCATGAATGAACCCTTCTTTGTGGGGCATTTTCCGGGAGCACCTGTTATGCCTGGGGTCCTGATTGTGGAAGCAATGGCTCAAACCGGTGGAATACTCGCCTTGAGTACGGTGCCTGATCCGGAGAATTACCTCACTTACTTCATGAAGATCAATAACGTGAAGTTCAAGCAGCAGGTAAAACCGGGTGATACACTGATCTTTAAATTGGACCTGATCACCCCGATCCGTCGAGGTATTGTCCACATGCAAGGAAATGCCTATGCCAATGACAAGTTGGTTACCGAGGCCGAACTCATGGCACAAATCGTCAAAACAAAAAATCTCGAATGA
- the lpxD gene encoding UDP-3-O-(3-hydroxymyristoyl)glucosamine N-acyltransferase yields MKFTAQQIAGILEGEVEGDAQVEVSKLAKIEEGTEGSLTFLANPKYTPYIYTTEASITIVDKDFTVENNISTTLIRVPDAYKAFSKLLEYYNQVKMNKTGIEAPVFISDSATYGDQIYVGAFTYIGENVSLGDNAKIYPNVYIGDNVQIGDNVVVFAGAKIYSESIIGNNCVIHSGAIVGADGFGFTPDERGEYKKVPQTGNVIIEDQVDIGAGTTIDRATLGSTVIRRGVKLDNQIQIAHNVEIGENTVIAAQTGIAGSTKIGRNCMIGGQVGIVGHITIGNNVRIQAQSGIGRNVKDNETIQGSPALNYGDYNKSYVHFKNLPKIVERINQLEKQPKND; encoded by the coding sequence ATGAAATTTACGGCACAGCAAATTGCAGGAATACTGGAAGGAGAGGTAGAGGGAGACGCTCAGGTTGAGGTTTCCAAACTAGCGAAGATCGAAGAAGGGACTGAAGGTAGTCTGACCTTTCTGGCCAATCCAAAGTACACACCTTATATATACACTACCGAGGCATCTATTACAATTGTAGATAAGGACTTCACAGTAGAGAATAATATATCGACCACCTTGATTCGAGTGCCCGATGCCTACAAAGCATTTTCCAAGTTACTGGAGTACTACAATCAGGTGAAGATGAACAAGACCGGGATTGAGGCTCCTGTTTTTATTTCGGACTCCGCTACTTATGGCGATCAAATCTACGTCGGTGCTTTTACATATATCGGAGAGAATGTTTCTCTAGGAGATAATGCCAAGATCTATCCGAACGTATATATAGGTGACAATGTTCAGATCGGAGATAATGTTGTGGTATTTGCTGGAGCCAAGATCTACTCGGAGAGTATCATTGGAAACAATTGCGTGATCCACAGTGGAGCAATAGTTGGTGCAGATGGTTTTGGATTCACTCCGGACGAAAGAGGAGAATACAAAAAAGTACCTCAAACCGGCAATGTGATAATCGAGGATCAGGTAGATATAGGAGCTGGGACGACCATAGACCGAGCCACCTTAGGGTCTACTGTTATTCGTAGGGGTGTGAAGCTGGATAACCAGATTCAGATCGCCCATAATGTAGAGATTGGAGAAAATACAGTAATTGCGGCCCAGACCGGGATTGCAGGTTCGACCAAGATCGGTCGCAACTGCATGATAGGAGGTCAGGTCGGAATCGTTGGACATATCACCATTGGGAACAATGTGCGCATACAAGCGCAAAGTGGCATAGGACGAAATGTAAAAGACAACGAAACCATTCAAGGATCACCAGCACTGAATTATGGAGATTACAATAAGAGTTACGTTCACTTTAAAAATCTTCCCAAGATAGTCGAGCGTATCAATCAACTTGAAAAACAACCAAAAAATGACTGA
- a CDS encoding HD domain-containing protein, translated as MHSINKLKIVNDPIYGFITIPNELIFTLVEHPYFQRLRRISQMGLSYLVYPGAHHTRFHHALGAMHLAGRALDVLQFKGVTFSDEERSSLLAAVLLHDIGHGPFSHAVEHSIVHGVSHEHLSLLFMKELNDQLGGKLDMAIAMFTQEYDRPFFHQLISGQLDVDRLDYLKRDSFYTGVSEGAINSERLISMLNIHDNKLVLEEKAIYSVEKFIIARRLMYWQVYLHKTGIVAEQLLIKLLRRARSLLKVGQNLAMSSDMRFFMEREDYQNFDSEVLHRFARLDDSDILWAMKQWVDHPDSVLSRLSAMILNRNLLKISLQEEEFSKAEIDHHLQRVSKELKLPLDEASFFVFSGSISNQAYHMDRDAILLLTKKGDVMDVVQASDQLNLRTLSTPIKKYYLCFPKQIY; from the coding sequence TTGCATTCCATCAACAAACTCAAAATAGTAAACGATCCGATATACGGATTTATTACCATTCCCAACGAGTTGATCTTCACCCTTGTCGAGCATCCTTATTTTCAGCGATTACGACGTATTTCGCAGATGGGATTGTCTTACTTGGTCTACCCAGGGGCTCATCATACCCGGTTTCATCATGCCTTAGGGGCCATGCATTTGGCCGGACGCGCACTGGATGTCCTTCAATTTAAAGGGGTTACTTTTTCCGATGAAGAAAGATCTTCCTTGTTGGCGGCTGTGCTCTTGCATGATATAGGCCACGGGCCTTTTTCTCATGCAGTGGAACACAGTATCGTACATGGGGTATCCCACGAACATCTGTCTCTGTTGTTCATGAAAGAGTTGAACGATCAGCTGGGAGGGAAACTCGACATGGCCATCGCCATGTTCACTCAGGAATATGACCGTCCTTTTTTCCATCAGTTGATTTCCGGACAATTGGATGTAGATCGCCTGGACTATTTAAAGCGTGATAGTTTTTATACTGGGGTGTCTGAGGGAGCGATCAATTCTGAACGGCTGATCTCCATGTTGAACATACACGACAACAAGCTGGTATTGGAAGAAAAAGCGATCTACTCCGTAGAGAAATTTATCATTGCCAGAAGACTGATGTACTGGCAGGTTTATTTGCACAAGACGGGAATCGTGGCCGAACAGTTGTTGATCAAATTACTTAGAAGAGCGAGAAGTTTATTAAAAGTAGGCCAAAACTTGGCCATGAGTTCCGATATGAGGTTCTTTATGGAACGAGAAGATTATCAGAACTTTGATTCGGAAGTGCTCCATCGGTTTGCTCGTCTGGACGACAGTGATATTCTGTGGGCCATGAAGCAGTGGGTGGATCATCCGGATTCGGTATTGAGCAGATTGTCTGCTATGATTCTAAATCGGAATTTACTCAAGATTAGCCTGCAAGAAGAAGAATTTTCAAAAGCAGAAATCGACCATCACTTACAACGGGTTTCCAAAGAATTAAAGCTCCCCTTGGACGAGGCTTCTTTTTTTGTCTTTAGTGGGTCCATATCCAATCAGGCCTACCATATGGATCGCGATGCCATTCTATTACTTACTAAAAAGGGTGACGTTATGGATGTGGTCCAAGCCAGTGATCAACTAAACCTAAGGACATTAAGTACACCTATCAAGAAGTATTACCTCTGTTTTCCCAAGCAGATTTACTAA